One stretch of Glycine soja cultivar W05 chromosome 7, ASM419377v2, whole genome shotgun sequence DNA includes these proteins:
- the LOC114420578 gene encoding uncharacterized protein LOC114420578 has translation MIALDGLVNVNSLFTIVVFEGLSLTTPGQHSLENNSFCDVGVDVAKKILIFEVFSFFFFSSLVALGLKLALNLLNNKDANEAFQTYINLKALRLDMLGSAIASIMGSLFSQH, from the coding sequence ATGATAGCCCTAGACGGTCTGGTGAATGTGAACTCCCTCTTCACGATCGTCGTCTTTGAGGGCCTTTCCCTCACCACCCCGGGCCAGCACAGCCTCGAGAACAACTCCTTCTGTGACGTCGGCGTTGATGTAGCCAAAAAGATCCTCATCTTTGAAGTGTTtagctttttcttcttctcatcaCTGGTGGCACTAGGGCTGAAGTTGGCACTAAATCTGCTCAACAACAAGGATGCTAACGAGGCCTTCCAGACCTACATCAACCTCAAGGCCCTAAGGCTCGACATGTTGGGCTCTGCCATTGCCTCCATCATGGGATCGTTGTTTTCACAGCATTAA